The DNA segment AAAACGAATATGAAATAGAAAGGAAATTAAAATCATAATGAACGATATTATAATGCATATTAACTACGGAGAAAAATCTTTTAATCATTTTGGGAAAAACTCTATTGATGATGTATGTAAATTAGCATCTAAAATAGGTTTTGACGGTATAGAATTCAGGTATAATCCACCTGTTGAACTGTCTGATTATTCTTACGAAGAATATATAACTGAAATAGCAAGATGTAAGAAAAAATACGGACTAAAAAGAATAATACTTTGTATGAATATGCCTGATGCATCAGATCCATTAAAAGAAAAAAGAGATAAAAACATAAACAACATATTAGAAAGAGTAAAAATTGCAAATGACTTATGCCAGTCAGATATTTTTAATACGTACGCAAAAGAAATCAAATCTTCTGATACGTCTGTTCCAAGTGACTCTTATGAATTACATGGAAGTTATGCAGCCAAAGAACAGGACTGGGCTCTTACTGTTGAAACTTTTAAAATTTTAGGAGAAAAGTTATCTTCACTTGGTTTGAAATTTGCCTTTGAAACTCATATGAACTATATTCATGACATTCCATCTTCAACAATAAAACTTGTTAACTTAATTGACTCGCCATCAATAGGAATAAATATGGATTA comes from the Oscillospiraceae bacterium genome and includes:
- a CDS encoding sugar phosphate isomerase/epimerase is translated as MNDIIMHINYGEKSFNHFGKNSIDDVCKLASKIGFDGIEFRYNPPVELSDYSYEEYITEIARCKKKYGLKRIILCMNMPDASDPLKEKRDKNINNILERVKIANDLCQSDIFNTYAKEIKSSDTSVPSDSYELHGSYAAKEQDWALTVETFKILGEKLSSLGLKFAFETHMNYIHDIPSSTIKLVNLIDSPSIGINMDYGNTVYFPDQPDIEKTIEIYKDKLFYTHLKNSNPVPVSLKRFPCALSEGEINHRIYLKKLKEIGYKGPIGIEAPRPGDREWYALCDFNYAKKLMEEIF